The following coding sequences are from one Natronorubrum halophilum window:
- a CDS encoding arylsulfatase, which yields MPSRPNILFIMTDQHRGDCLGVDPDSPTDDDDRPLVHTPNIDSFVEDGALFTRAYTPAPSCIPARRSLLTGQTPSTNGAPGWVTTPWDFDDTLPSVLRDAGYQTKLTGKIHSIPIRSHVGFESLDQHEALFAHPDDDYTRWLEQESDGLFDELSHGLGRNSWDPRPWHVDEHYHPTNWTTDRALDFLDQRDEMRPFFLNLSYVRPHTPFDPPQAYWDMYVDREIPAPSIGEWADDVYGEKIPDYPPVDAWVADLPPTIVRRARAAYYGLITHIDHQLKRVFDKLQMIGELENTFVMFISDHGEMLGDHYLWRKTYAYEGSARVPMVLRLPESMDLPRKQLVDRPVGLEDVMPTLLSVADVPVPETVEGSDLLELVRDPDRDDWREWYHGEHAAGSYDPENGCQYVVDGRHKFVWNPATGEELLFDLEEDPNELYDRTDDEAYADVLKRGRTAMVDRLSNRPEGFVEDGALTTTTAGSDDVGDSDDCASSS from the coding sequence ATGCCGAGTCGACCGAACATCCTGTTCATCATGACCGACCAGCACCGCGGCGACTGCCTCGGTGTGGACCCGGACTCGCCGACCGACGACGACGACCGCCCGCTCGTCCACACGCCGAACATCGACAGCTTCGTCGAGGACGGCGCGCTGTTCACCCGCGCCTACACCCCCGCACCGTCGTGCATCCCGGCTCGCCGGTCGCTGTTGACGGGCCAGACGCCGTCGACGAACGGGGCGCCGGGCTGGGTGACGACGCCGTGGGACTTCGACGACACGCTGCCGAGCGTGCTCCGCGACGCGGGCTACCAGACGAAACTCACCGGAAAGATTCACTCTATCCCGATCCGCAGCCACGTCGGCTTCGAGAGCCTGGACCAGCATGAGGCGCTCTTTGCCCACCCCGACGACGACTACACGCGCTGGCTCGAGCAGGAGAGCGACGGCCTGTTCGACGAACTCTCCCACGGCCTCGGCCGGAACTCGTGGGACCCCCGACCGTGGCACGTCGACGAACACTACCACCCGACGAACTGGACGACCGACCGCGCGCTCGACTTCCTCGACCAGCGCGACGAGATGCGGCCGTTCTTCCTCAACCTCTCGTACGTCCGCCCGCACACCCCGTTCGATCCACCCCAAGCGTACTGGGACATGTACGTCGACCGCGAGATCCCGGCGCCGTCCATCGGCGAGTGGGCCGACGACGTCTACGGCGAGAAAATCCCCGACTATCCGCCTGTCGACGCCTGGGTCGCCGACCTGCCGCCGACGATCGTTCGTCGCGCGCGAGCCGCCTACTACGGCCTCATCACGCACATCGACCACCAGTTGAAACGCGTCTTCGACAAGTTGCAGATGATCGGCGAACTCGAGAACACGTTCGTCATGTTCATCTCGGATCACGGCGAGATGCTCGGCGACCACTACCTCTGGCGGAAGACCTACGCCTACGAGGGCTCTGCGCGGGTTCCGATGGTGCTGCGACTCCCCGAGTCGATGGACCTGCCGCGAAAACAGCTCGTCGACCGGCCGGTCGGCCTCGAGGACGTCATGCCGACGCTGCTGTCGGTCGCGGACGTCCCCGTCCCCGAGACTGTCGAGGGGAGCGACCTGCTCGAGTTGGTTCGCGACCCCGACCGGGACGACTGGCGGGAGTGGTACCACGGCGAGCACGCCGCCGGGAGCTACGACCCGGAGAATGGCTGTCAGTACGTCGTCGACGGCCGACACAAGTTCGTCTGGAATCCGGCGACCGGCGAGGAGTTGCTGTTCGACCTCGAGGAGGACCCCAACGAACTGTACGATCGCACCGACGACGAGGCGTACGCGGACGTCCTTAAGCGGGGACGAACCGCAATGGTCGACCGACTCTCGAATCGTCCCGAGGGGTTCGTCGAGGACGGGGCGCTCACCACGACGACGGCCGGCTCGGACGACGTCGGCGATTCGGACGACTGTGCCTCGAGCAGCTAA
- a CDS encoding IclR family transcriptional regulator — protein MPTPFDPPDDAKRIQAVQTTLDIFDVLQERGGAGVTEIANEIGVTKGTVYNHLATLRSNDYVVKDEDDTYSLGLRFIDVAHYAKSRVPVLELARAEVDKLAEQSGEMTLFTVEEHGIGVCLYVAYGDQAVNTPLYVGHRSELHHTAVGKAILAHLPKERAEEIIEARGLSPVTRHTITEKSNLFDQLEEVREHGIAFNEQETIHGLVGVGAPIRNQDDTVLGALSIIGPSSRLDQERFQRELPEMIMRSVNIVEINLTSLA, from the coding sequence ATGCCTACCCCGTTCGACCCCCCGGACGACGCCAAACGAATTCAGGCAGTACAGACGACGCTGGACATCTTCGACGTCCTGCAGGAGCGAGGCGGCGCCGGCGTCACCGAGATCGCCAACGAAATCGGCGTCACCAAGGGAACGGTCTACAACCACCTCGCGACGCTGCGCTCGAACGACTACGTCGTCAAGGATGAAGACGACACGTACTCCCTCGGCCTCCGGTTCATCGACGTCGCCCACTACGCCAAATCTCGCGTTCCGGTGCTCGAGTTGGCCCGGGCCGAAGTCGACAAACTAGCCGAGCAAAGCGGCGAGATGACGCTGTTTACGGTGGAAGAACATGGCATCGGCGTCTGCCTATACGTCGCCTACGGCGACCAGGCCGTGAATACACCGCTCTACGTCGGCCATCGGAGCGAACTGCACCACACGGCCGTCGGCAAGGCGATCCTGGCCCACCTCCCGAAAGAACGCGCCGAAGAGATCATCGAAGCGCGCGGCCTCAGCCCGGTGACCAGACACACAATCACCGAGAAATCCAACCTCTTCGACCAACTCGAGGAGGTGCGAGAGCACGGAATCGCCTTCAACGAACAGGAGACGATCCACGGTCTGGTCGGCGTCGGCGCGCCGATCAGGAATCAAGACGACACCGTTCTCGGCGCGCTGAGCATCATCGGCCCCTCGAGTCGGCTCGACCAGGAACGATTCCAGCGGGAACTCCCGGAAATGATCATGCGGAGCGTGAACATCGTCGAGATCAATCTCACGTCGCTGGCGTAG
- a CDS encoding aminotransferase class V-fold PLP-dependent enzyme: MPEQDSIYDELGVPRVINAASTKTRIGGSLIRPEAVEAMARAAESFVRISDLQRRASEVISDVTGAEAGYVASGAAACLTLGTAACIARDDLGTMSRLPHAPEAPNEVIMPRTHRNGYDHAIRLAGARIVDVGNNDNHLGTGSVNTELWEIEDAITEDTAAIAYMQKSYSQPELSDVADVAHEHDVPVIVDAAAELPPKRNLTRFIDEGADLVVFSGGKAIRGPQSSGILAGKQDLIESAALQHLDMHVAESVWEPPQDVIDLEGYAGVPRQGVGRPLKVGKEEIVGLIRALELFVEEDHEACVAEWTERTDRIAAELREESGLSITVTEGEKTAVAPEVFVRIDPETAGIDATTLVGQLRKENPRIFVGPDNLHESAFTVNPMCLTDDEADYVVERIRSYLE; encoded by the coding sequence ATGCCTGAACAGGACTCCATCTACGACGAACTGGGCGTTCCGCGAGTCATCAACGCGGCGAGCACGAAGACGCGAATCGGCGGCAGTCTCATCCGACCGGAAGCGGTCGAGGCGATGGCTCGAGCCGCGGAGTCGTTCGTTCGCATTTCCGACCTCCAGCGCCGCGCCAGCGAGGTCATCTCGGACGTGACGGGCGCCGAAGCGGGCTACGTCGCGAGCGGCGCGGCGGCGTGTCTGACGCTCGGGACCGCCGCGTGTATCGCCCGGGACGACCTGGGGACGATGAGCCGGCTCCCCCACGCCCCGGAAGCGCCGAACGAGGTCATCATGCCCCGGACGCACCGCAACGGCTACGATCACGCAATTCGCCTCGCGGGCGCTCGGATCGTCGACGTCGGAAACAACGACAACCATCTCGGCACTGGCTCGGTGAACACGGAGCTGTGGGAGATCGAGGACGCGATCACCGAGGACACGGCCGCGATCGCCTACATGCAGAAGTCGTACTCCCAGCCCGAACTATCGGACGTCGCCGATGTCGCCCACGAACACGACGTGCCAGTGATCGTCGACGCCGCCGCCGAACTCCCGCCCAAGCGCAACCTCACGCGCTTCATCGACGAGGGCGCCGATCTGGTCGTCTTCAGCGGTGGGAAGGCCATCCGTGGCCCCCAGTCGTCGGGCATCCTCGCGGGCAAGCAGGACCTGATCGAGTCTGCGGCCCTCCAGCACCTCGACATGCACGTCGCGGAATCGGTGTGGGAACCCCCGCAGGACGTGATCGACCTCGAGGGGTACGCAGGCGTCCCCCGGCAGGGCGTCGGTCGGCCGCTCAAGGTCGGCAAGGAGGAGATCGTCGGACTCATTCGCGCGCTCGAACTGTTCGTTGAGGAGGACCACGAGGCGTGCGTCGCGGAGTGGACGGAGCGAACCGACCGCATCGCCGCCGAACTGCGCGAGGAGTCCGGCCTGTCTATCACCGTCACCGAGGGGGAAAAGACGGCCGTCGCGCCGGAGGTGTTCGTCCGCATCGATCCGGAGACGGCGGGAATCGACGCGACGACCCTCGTCGGGCAGCTCCGCAAGGAGAACCCCCGGATCTTCGTTGGTCCCGACAACCTCCACGAGTCTGCGTTCACCGTGAACCCGATGTGTCTCACGGACGACGAGGCCGACTACGTCGTCGAGCGCATCCGATCGTACCTCGAGTGA
- a CDS encoding LLM class flavin-dependent oxidoreductase — MKFGVFLNQYYTPDGDFEVTNLYEQVELAESVGFDSVSIGERHVHDDGVAEPLTTLAALAAQTDRLELATMAMLPALYNPLHLAEKVVMVDRLSNGRMRFGAAIGYRERELTPFGVSMEDRVPMFMESLALLKRLWTEESVTHDGDHWSFDDVFISPRPANGMPVWIGGHADIAIKRAAYRGDAWIASASSTTENLERQIGVYEDAIEEFGMDRSENDVILMRDCFVADSYKEARDTIEPYLLELYRMYARWGQTYMDEHEVEVDYDELAEKFVLGSPDECIERLRTYRDLGVDHVVVRVQFPGQPQETTLECLERFGDEVIPAFS; from the coding sequence ATGAAGTTCGGCGTCTTTCTGAACCAGTACTACACGCCCGATGGCGATTTCGAGGTGACGAATCTGTACGAGCAGGTCGAACTCGCGGAGTCGGTCGGCTTCGATTCGGTCTCGATCGGCGAGCGCCACGTCCACGACGACGGGGTGGCGGAGCCGCTGACAACGCTCGCCGCCCTCGCGGCGCAGACCGATCGGCTCGAACTCGCGACGATGGCGATGCTGCCGGCGCTCTACAACCCGCTCCACCTCGCCGAGAAGGTCGTGATGGTCGATCGGCTCTCGAACGGCCGGATGCGGTTCGGCGCGGCGATCGGCTACCGCGAGCGCGAGCTGACGCCCTTCGGCGTCTCGATGGAAGACCGCGTGCCGATGTTCATGGAGTCGCTGGCGCTGCTCAAGCGACTGTGGACGGAGGAGTCGGTCACCCACGACGGCGATCACTGGTCGTTCGACGACGTCTTCATTAGTCCGCGCCCAGCGAACGGGATGCCGGTCTGGATCGGCGGCCACGCCGACATCGCCATCAAGCGGGCGGCCTACCGCGGCGACGCCTGGATCGCGAGCGCGTCGTCGACGACCGAGAACCTCGAGCGCCAGATCGGCGTCTACGAGGACGCCATAGAGGAGTTCGGGATGGACCGCTCGGAAAACGACGTCATCTTGATGCGAGACTGTTTCGTCGCGGACTCGTACAAGGAAGCCCGGGACACGATCGAGCCGTACCTGCTTGAACTGTACCGGATGTACGCCCGATGGGGGCAAACGTACATGGACGAACACGAAGTCGAAGTGGACTACGACGAGTTGGCGGAGAAGTTCGTCCTCGGCTCTCCGGACGAGTGCATCGAGCGGCTTCGAACCTACCGCGACCTCGGCGTCGATCACGTCGTTGTCCGCGTCCAGTTCCCCGGACAACCGCAGGAGACTACGCTCGAGTGCCTTGAGCGCTTCGGGGACGAGGTTATCCCCGCTTTCAGCTGA
- a CDS encoding DegT/DnrJ/EryC1/StrS family aminotransferase, translating to MPELAINGGPAAAEALKLPEWPRLTETSRQYVTESLESGRWCRTTGGEFCDRLEEAFAAYHDVETAIAVSNGTTAIELALRACGVQPGDEVVVPSYSFIASASAVPCVGAVPRFVDTDPETYNIDLDHLEEVITDRTVGVVGVHFAGYTMDMDRLLPIIEEHDLFLIEDAAHAQGSEWRGEKVGTFGDFGTFSFQESKSLPSGEGGIVTTDDTVLADRARTMANIGRRQGTVDYYHHFLASNRRLSELQAALALAQLEKLDDENRIRERNEEVLLAELESIDGIATKPRDDRITARGYCIENFRYDADAFGGLHRDRFIEALVAESVPVSEGYQLPLYRQPAFYRNEVARFLPRGTEVPDYPNLHLPGTEEICRTNVTYSHKLLLADEAGIRSVAEAVRKIRANVDELLE from the coding sequence ATGCCAGAGTTAGCCATCAACGGCGGACCGGCAGCAGCGGAGGCACTGAAACTCCCCGAGTGGCCGCGACTGACCGAGACGAGCAGGCAGTACGTAACGGAGTCACTCGAGAGCGGACGCTGGTGTCGGACCACCGGCGGCGAGTTCTGCGATCGACTCGAGGAGGCGTTCGCCGCGTACCACGACGTGGAGACCGCGATCGCCGTGAGCAACGGCACGACCGCGATCGAACTCGCGTTGCGGGCCTGCGGCGTCCAACCGGGCGACGAGGTCGTCGTCCCGTCGTACTCGTTCATCGCCAGCGCGAGCGCGGTTCCCTGCGTCGGCGCGGTGCCGCGGTTCGTCGACACCGACCCCGAGACGTACAATATCGATCTGGACCACCTCGAGGAAGTGATCACGGACCGGACGGTCGGCGTCGTCGGCGTCCACTTCGCCGGCTACACGATGGATATGGATCGACTCCTCCCCATTATCGAGGAGCACGACCTGTTCCTGATCGAGGACGCGGCCCACGCGCAGGGGTCGGAATGGCGAGGTGAAAAGGTCGGCACGTTCGGCGACTTCGGCACGTTCTCCTTCCAGGAGTCGAAGTCCCTGCCCAGCGGCGAGGGCGGCATCGTGACGACCGACGACACGGTGTTGGCCGACCGCGCCCGCACGATGGCCAACATCGGCCGCCGGCAGGGGACGGTCGACTACTACCACCACTTCCTGGCGTCGAACCGCCGCCTCTCGGAACTGCAGGCCGCGCTGGCGCTGGCTCAACTCGAGAAACTCGACGACGAGAACCGGATCCGCGAACGGAACGAGGAGGTCCTGCTCGCCGAACTCGAGTCGATCGACGGCATCGCGACGAAGCCGCGAGACGACCGAATCACGGCTCGCGGCTACTGCATCGAGAATTTCCGGTACGACGCCGACGCGTTCGGCGGTCTCCACCGGGATCGGTTCATCGAGGCGCTCGTCGCGGAGAGCGTTCCGGTGAGCGAGGGGTATCAACTGCCCCTCTACAGACAGCCGGCGTTCTACCGCAACGAGGTGGCTCGCTTCCTCCCGCGGGGAACCGAGGTTCCGGACTATCCCAACCTCCACCTCCCCGGTACGGAAGAAATCTGCCGGACCAACGTCACCTACAGCCACAAACTGCTGCTCGCCGACGAAGCGGGGATTCGCTCGGTGGCCGAAGCCGTTCGCAAGATTCGGGCGAACGTCGACGAACTACTCGAGTGA
- a CDS encoding Gfo/Idh/MocA family protein: MTERTVGYIGLNHHHTEPYLATLGELPVAVTCACEPDCRFDADAVDGLGDVPIYRDPTMLLDAEAPDAVWITLPNRDAPGVVEAAVDHGIDVYTEKPAGRTAADLESLAATVEDADATVGVSYTWRGHPASRELRERAAAGFFGDVRAVEARFLASQLAYRDSDHYLFDERASRGGIAQWLGIHWIDLLPWILEDPIVRVNASLTYGVDGVDVEDGAVLQFELASGALGTLQCGYYLWEGRYDTALSITGTDGRTTWDPMGDYFGFDDETTVEIESCREAHASTPRRYLTYEYDLTPGYGGGFGLDFARQFLDACDDDSVDVPADLSDALTVLRVLDAAYESADAGEWIDVRDAGRVPEVLR; this comes from the coding sequence ATGACCGAACGAACAGTCGGATACATCGGATTGAACCATCACCACACCGAACCCTACCTCGCGACCCTCGGTGAACTCCCCGTCGCTGTCACGTGTGCGTGCGAACCGGACTGCCGGTTCGACGCCGACGCGGTGGACGGACTCGGCGACGTCCCGATCTACCGCGATCCGACGATGCTGCTCGACGCCGAAGCGCCGGACGCCGTCTGGATCACGCTGCCCAACCGGGACGCGCCGGGCGTCGTCGAGGCCGCCGTCGACCACGGGATCGACGTCTACACGGAGAAACCGGCCGGCCGAACCGCGGCCGACCTCGAGTCGCTCGCGGCGACCGTCGAGGACGCCGACGCGACGGTCGGCGTCTCATACACATGGCGGGGTCACCCTGCCTCGCGGGAGCTTCGAGAGCGCGCAGCGGCCGGCTTCTTCGGGGACGTTCGAGCCGTCGAGGCGCGCTTTCTGGCCTCCCAACTGGCCTACCGGGACAGCGACCACTACCTCTTCGACGAGCGCGCGAGTCGGGGCGGCATCGCCCAGTGGCTCGGCATCCACTGGATCGACCTCCTGCCGTGGATCCTCGAGGACCCGATCGTTCGCGTGAACGCGAGTCTGACCTACGGGGTCGACGGCGTCGACGTCGAGGACGGCGCCGTCCTGCAGTTCGAACTGGCCTCCGGCGCCCTCGGGACGCTCCAGTGTGGTTACTACCTGTGGGAGGGTCGGTACGACACGGCGCTCTCGATCACCGGCACCGACGGCCGGACGACGTGGGATCCGATGGGAGACTACTTCGGCTTCGACGACGAGACGACCGTCGAGATCGAGTCCTGCCGCGAGGCGCACGCGAGCACGCCTCGTCGGTACCTCACGTACGAATACGACCTCACGCCAGGCTACGGCGGCGGCTTCGGTCTCGACTTCGCGCGGCAGTTTCTGGACGCTTGCGACGATGATTCCGTCGATGTCCCTGCCGACCTGTCCGACGCGCTAACGGTGCTACGAGTGCTTGACGCGGCGTACGAGTCGGCCGACGCCGGCGAGTGGATCGACGTTCGGGACGCCGGTCGCGTCCCGGAGGTCCTCCGGTGA
- a CDS encoding NAD-dependent epimerase/dehydratase family protein — protein sequence MATVLTIGGARFMGRFTVREFLERGDDVTLFTRGNSEIPFAESDVDHVEGDRRNEADLRAAYDAVDPDVVVDFAGFHPADVRAAVDIFADVDAYLFVSSTSAYRLSTAVPIREDETPLESCTPEQATDDSWESYGARKAECDRILFEAADDGVNAISVRPTAIYGPHDPTQRLDYWIDRVRRYDRIVVPGDEYWMPMHLGYAEDAARAITVLAEEGTPGEAYNVANREQCQFDRLIEHIATALETSVTIVRPSPRELATIDLFPKNFSLCRPFPYVVSTERLAALGWKSTPLEAGIETAVEHHLETEPDGSRHGPSRETEERLLELCAHGVRSIDGRGRDS from the coding sequence ATGGCCACGGTACTGACTATCGGCGGCGCCCGGTTCATGGGTCGATTCACCGTCCGCGAGTTTCTCGAGCGCGGTGACGACGTGACGCTGTTCACCCGCGGGAACAGCGAAATTCCGTTCGCCGAATCCGACGTCGACCACGTCGAGGGCGACCGACGGAACGAGGCGGACCTGCGGGCGGCGTACGACGCCGTCGATCCCGACGTCGTCGTCGACTTCGCGGGCTTTCACCCCGCCGACGTCCGCGCGGCCGTCGATATCTTCGCCGACGTCGATGCCTACCTGTTCGTCTCGAGTACGAGCGCCTATCGGCTCTCGACGGCCGTTCCGATCCGGGAGGACGAGACGCCCCTCGAGTCGTGTACGCCCGAGCAGGCGACCGACGATTCGTGGGAGAGCTACGGCGCCCGGAAGGCCGAGTGCGATCGAATCCTCTTCGAGGCGGCCGACGACGGGGTGAACGCCATTAGCGTCCGCCCGACCGCGATATACGGGCCGCACGATCCGACGCAGCGACTCGACTACTGGATCGACCGCGTGCGGCGCTACGACCGGATCGTCGTTCCGGGCGACGAGTACTGGATGCCGATGCACCTCGGGTACGCGGAAGACGCCGCTCGAGCGATCACCGTCCTCGCCGAGGAGGGGACGCCGGGCGAAGCGTACAACGTCGCGAACCGTGAGCAGTGCCAGTTCGATCGACTGATCGAACACATTGCGACGGCGCTCGAGACGTCCGTGACGATCGTTCGGCCCTCGCCTCGGGAGTTGGCGACGATCGACCTCTTCCCCAAGAACTTCAGCCTCTGTCGCCCGTTCCCGTACGTTGTCTCGACCGAGCGGCTCGCCGCGCTGGGCTGGAAGTCGACGCCGCTCGAGGCGGGAATCGAGACCGCCGTCGAGCACCACCTCGAGACCGAACCCGACGGGAGCCGGCACGGACCCAGTCGGGAGACGGAGGAGCGACTCCTCGAACTGTGTGCCCACGGCGTCCGTTCGATCGACGGGCGCGGACGTGATTCGTGA
- a CDS encoding sugar phosphate isomerase/epimerase family protein, which translates to MLRTAIQLFTLKDVDESTPELIARVGETEFEGVEFYDAHFDEFYDGAVSRTRDALEDAGLAVAGAHVDIDRLETELDDLVGHCLAVGCSTLVVPTYEPEAFATVEGIESAADRIGDAAAELAEYDIDLLYHNHTFEFADVDGRVAFERFVDRADGRFGFEPDVGLAKHAGYDPLALLEAVDGQAPVVHLTDSIPSDPAALHADVGKGAVNIEACTSATAAAGTEWFVCENGRTDDGLKSLEYGSAVFADVRDRVVDSS; encoded by the coding sequence GTGTTACGGACTGCCATCCAGCTGTTCACGCTGAAAGACGTCGACGAGTCGACGCCGGAGCTGATCGCCCGCGTCGGCGAGACCGAGTTCGAGGGCGTCGAGTTCTACGACGCGCACTTCGACGAGTTCTACGACGGTGCCGTGAGTCGGACGCGGGACGCGCTCGAGGACGCCGGGCTCGCGGTCGCCGGCGCCCACGTCGACATCGACCGGCTCGAGACGGAACTCGACGACCTCGTCGGACACTGCCTGGCCGTCGGTTGTTCGACACTCGTCGTCCCCACCTACGAGCCAGAGGCGTTCGCGACCGTCGAGGGAATCGAGTCCGCGGCCGACCGCATCGGCGACGCGGCGGCCGAACTCGCCGAGTACGACATTGACCTGCTCTACCACAACCACACATTCGAGTTCGCGGACGTCGATGGCAGGGTCGCCTTCGAACGGTTCGTCGACCGCGCGGACGGCCGGTTCGGGTTCGAACCCGACGTCGGCCTCGCGAAACACGCCGGCTACGATCCGCTCGCTCTCCTCGAGGCCGTCGACGGTCAGGCCCCTGTCGTCCACCTCACCGACTCTATCCCGTCGGATCCGGCCGCCCTGCACGCCGACGTCGGGAAGGGCGCCGTCAACATCGAGGCCTGCACGTCCGCCACCGCGGCCGCCGGCACCGAGTGGTTTGTCTGCGAGAACGGCCGCACCGACGACGGACTGAAATCGCTCGAGTACGGGAGCGCCGTGTTCGCCGACGTTCGCGACCGCGTAGTCGACTCGTCGTGA
- a CDS encoding aryl-sulfate sulfotransferase, protein MSTGVTIHDPNATDEGYTLLCETYQFPEEAPDGTGKIYLIDMDGEPVHEWRVDTAVQSFCTLLPNGNLLYPTRDRSDLSRAGLRELTPDGEVVWSYHCRIDHDYAVLENGNLLLHTISDYMVPEISPELKRNSYVLEIDREKEIHWEWRGDEHFEELGDLLPAEDWAYVRDRIESEFPFDWAHNNTLQVIPENETYRRELEGDGPVRFEPGNIVFSYRSVDVIGVIDYPSGEIVWAWGPGELDGQHLPHVLENGNVLVFDNGTERGYSRVLELDPLTEEIVWEYTGSPKEEFFSKYISGARRLPNGNTLICEGGKTHLFEVTPDGEVVWDFVSPFGESGSMGTIYRCQRYSPEYVEPLLESL, encoded by the coding sequence ATGTCGACAGGTGTAACCATCCACGATCCCAACGCGACCGACGAGGGGTACACGCTCCTCTGTGAAACATACCAATTCCCGGAAGAGGCGCCCGACGGAACGGGGAAGATCTACCTCATCGATATGGACGGCGAGCCGGTCCACGAGTGGCGCGTCGACACGGCGGTCCAGTCGTTCTGCACCCTCCTGCCGAACGGCAACCTCCTCTACCCGACGCGCGATCGATCCGACCTCTCGCGGGCCGGCCTGCGGGAGCTTACGCCCGACGGTGAGGTCGTCTGGTCGTACCACTGCCGGATCGACCACGATTACGCGGTCCTCGAGAACGGCAACCTGCTGTTGCACACCATCTCGGACTACATGGTGCCCGAGATCAGTCCCGAACTCAAGCGCAACTCCTACGTCCTCGAGATCGATCGCGAGAAGGAGATCCACTGGGAGTGGCGCGGCGACGAGCACTTCGAGGAACTGGGCGACCTGCTCCCCGCGGAGGACTGGGCGTACGTTCGCGACCGCATCGAGTCCGAGTTCCCGTTCGACTGGGCGCACAACAACACGCTCCAGGTCATCCCCGAGAACGAGACCTACCGAAGAGAACTCGAGGGCGACGGCCCCGTTCGCTTCGAGCCCGGGAACATCGTCTTCTCCTACCGGAGCGTGGACGTCATCGGCGTCATCGACTACCCGAGCGGCGAGATCGTCTGGGCGTGGGGGCCCGGCGAACTCGACGGCCAGCACCTCCCGCACGTCCTCGAGAACGGCAACGTGCTCGTCTTCGACAACGGGACCGAGCGCGGCTACTCGCGGGTGCTCGAACTCGATCCGCTGACCGAGGAAATCGTCTGGGAGTACACCGGCTCGCCGAAAGAGGAGTTCTTCAGCAAGTACATCTCCGGCGCGCGTCGCCTGCCCAACGGAAACACGCTCATCTGCGAGGGCGGAAAGACCCACCTGTTCGAGGTGACGCCCGACGGCGAGGTCGTCTGGGACTTCGTCAGTCCGTTCGGCGAATCGGGATCGATGGGGACTATCTACCGGTGTCAGCGGTACTCGCCCGAGTACGTCGAACCGCTGCTCGAGTCGCTCTGA
- a CDS encoding PIG-L deacetylase family protein: MPTFDVRVPDGPLNVLVIGAHIDDCEITFGGTARKYADLGHNVRFVSMTNGEAGHHEIGGIELTRRRQAEGRRAAEILGVEYTFLDTHEGELRPSIENRNKVIRLIREFKADLILTHRPNDYHPDHRYTSDLVQDSAYMVTVPNICTNTPHITYNPVICYLHDDFQKPYPFNPDVVVDIDDVVETKLDAIHEHDSQMYEWLPYNVGKLEEVPEDDDERREWLAEDRLPGFAAVADRHRDALVERYGEERGSEVRYAEAFEHCEYGGQLTDENRDILFPIE; encoded by the coding sequence ATGCCAACATTTGACGTTAGGGTACCCGACGGACCGCTCAACGTGCTCGTCATCGGCGCCCACATCGACGACTGCGAGATCACCTTCGGCGGAACCGCGCGCAAGTACGCCGACCTCGGCCACAACGTCCGCTTCGTCTCGATGACGAACGGCGAGGCCGGCCACCACGAGATCGGCGGGATCGAACTCACCCGCAGGCGTCAGGCCGAGGGACGGAGAGCCGCCGAGATCCTCGGCGTCGAGTACACGTTCCTCGACACCCACGAGGGCGAACTCAGGCCGAGCATCGAGAACCGAAACAAGGTGATTCGGCTCATCCGCGAGTTCAAGGCCGATCTGATACTAACGCACCGACCGAACGACTACCATCCCGACCACCGGTACACTTCCGACCTGGTACAAGACTCTGCATACATGGTTACGGTCCCGAACATCTGCACGAACACGCCCCACATCACCTACAACCCCGTCATCTGCTACCTCCACGACGACTTCCAGAAACCGTATCCGTTCAATCCCGACGTCGTCGTCGACATCGACGACGTGGTCGAGACGAAACTCGACGCGATCCACGAACACGACTCCCAGATGTACGAGTGGCTCCCATACAACGTCGGAAAACTCGAAGAAGTGCCGGAAGACGACGACGAACGCCGCGAGTGGCTGGCCGAGGACCGACTCCCCGGATTCGCGGCCGTCGCCGACCGCCACCGCGACGCGCTCGTCGAGCGCTATGGCGAGGAGCGCGGATCGGAGGTTCGGTATGCCGAGGCCTTCGAACACTGCGAGTACGGCGGCCAACTCACCGACGAGAACCGAGATATCCTCTTCCCGATCGAGTGA